One stretch of Lytechinus variegatus isolate NC3 chromosome 17, Lvar_3.0, whole genome shotgun sequence DNA includes these proteins:
- the LOC121430929 gene encoding uncharacterized protein LOC121430929 has product MLNRHGGDIDLLVGSDIPKFHGGESKETHNLTARHSPVGWVILGRLPHKRMEPSKVLHVQLAKPVDLTEFWTTESMGVKDIDCQCQPTGMTKADKEEYDMIERSCVEEGNQWQVSYPWKRDPNKLPDNRWLAEKMLEATERRLLKNPDHAKAYQEQMTQLVEMGFARKLSDNEVSGYSGPVHYISHHAVVRPEKKSTPVRIVFNSSASYQGHSLNEYWHKGPDMLNSLFGVLMKFRDHSVAISGDISKMYHRVKVPVIDQHVHRYLWRDLEVERKPDVYIKLVVTFGDKPSPAMAQIALRKTAEVAEKESPKAAQILKKSTYMDDICFSTPTEEEAIQLTDEIDKALADGGFHVKGWASNKNIRPSNQKEMDLLKKLSNEKVLGVVWDQHNDSFSYKSTSDGSSREEKSANNEGKWTKRKILSRIARIFDPLGFVSPFLVRAKMGMQRLWEKGYKWDERLPDEQQKWWTNFFNEMKELSEAKLDRSLTPPGAIDNPILCVFSDAPEAAFECCAYLRWQIADGSFTTRFVAARSRVAPLKRLTIPRSELQAALMATRLYTAIKEETTLKLLEKIFMTDSLITLAWIHSQSRMYKSFVSSRVGETQSAANPENWRYVPGNINPADKISRGLAVRDLSKEWEHGPEFLFKPIDDWPEENRSMYNKVMMTRRGER; this is encoded by the coding sequence ATGCTAAACAGGCATGGCGGAGATATTGACTTACTAGTTGGCAGTGACATTCCCAAGTTCCATGGAGGTGAGTCAAAGGAGACCCACAACTTAACTGCTCGTCATTCACCTGTTGGATGGGTGATCCTAGGAAGGTTACCGCATAAGAGGATGGAACCAAGTAAAGTCTTGCACGTGCAGTTAGCCAAGCCAGTGGATCTGACTGAGTTCTGGACGACGGAGTCGATGGGAGTCAAGGACATCGACTGTCAATGCCAACCTACAGGGATGACCAAGGCAGACAAAGAGGAGTATGATATGATTGAACGGTCTTGTGTCGAAGAAGGTAATCAGTGGCAAGTTTCGTATCCATGGAAACGAGACCCAAACAAACTTCCTGATAACCGATGGTTAGCTGAGAAGATGTTGGAAGCTACAGAAAGGAGGCTTCTAAAGAATCCTGATCATGCAAAAGCTTACCAAGAACAGATGACCCAGCTGGTAGAGATGGGATTCGCACGGAAGTTGTCTGATAATGAAGTCAGTGGATATTCAGGACCGGTTCACTATATTAGTCACCATGCAGTAGTTAGACCTGAAAAGAAAAGTACCCCAGTGCGTATTGTATTCAACTCGTCAGCAAGCTATCAAGGACATTCTCTCAATGAATACTGGCACAAGGGTCCTGATATGTTGAATTCACTTTTTGGAGTTCTGATGAAGTTCCGCGATCACTCTGTTGCaatcagtggtgacatatccaAGATGTATCACCGTGTCAAGGTACCTGTAATTGACCAACATGTACACAGGTATCTCTGGCGTGATCTTGAAGTTGAGAGGAAGCCTGATGTCTACATCAAGTTGGTTGTCACCTTTGGCGACAAGCCCTCCCCGGCAATGGCCCAAATTGCCTTGAGAAAAACAGCTGAAGTAGCAGAGAAGGAAAGTCCTAAAGCAGCACAGATCCTGAAGAAAAGTACATACATGGATGACATTTGTTTCTCGACACCAACTGAGGAAGAAGCCATCCAGCTTACTGATGAAATCGACAAAGCTTTGGCTGATGGTGGATTTCACGTCAAGGGTTGGGCGTCTAATAAGAATATAAGACCCAGTAACCAGAAAGAGATGGACTTGCTGAAGAAATTGTCCAATGAGAAAGTCTTAGGAGTTGTTTGGGACCAACATAACGATTCATTCTCGTACAAGTCAACCTCGGACGGGTCCAGTAGAGAAGAGAAATCAGCCAATAATGAAGGAAAATGGACAAAACGAAAAATCCTGAGTCGAATAGCAAGAATCTTCGACCCACTTGGATTTGTATCACCCTTCCTTGTTCGAGCCAAGATGGGAATGCAAAGGCTTTGGGAGAAGGGATACAAATGGGATGAAAGACTGCCAGATGAACAACAGAAATGGTGGACAAATTTCTTCAACGAAATGAAAGAGTTGAGCGAGGCTAAACTTGACCGAAGCCTCACACCACCAGGAGCTATTGACAATCCAATATTATGTGTGTTCTCAGATGCACCAGAAGCTGCCTTCGAATGCTGCGCGTACCTGAGATGGCAGATAGCAGACGGCAGTTTTACTACAAGATTTGTAGCAGCAAGGTCAAGAGTGGCCCCGTTGAAACGGCTAACTATTCCCAGATCAGAGCTACAAGCGGCTCTGATGGCGACGAGGCTGTATACTGCGATAAAGGAAGAGACAACTCTGAAGTTGCTAGAGAAAATCTTCATGACAGACAGTCTCATTACTCTAGCATGGATCCACAGTCAGTCCAGAATGTACAAGTCATTCGTCTCATCCAGAGTGGGAGAGACCCAGAGTGCTGCCAATCCAGAGAACTGGAGATATGTTCCCGGAAATATTAACCCTGCTGATAAAATCTCCAGAGGCTTAGCAGTCAGAGATCTAAGTAAAGAATGGGAACATGGTCCTGAATTCCTATTCAAGCCTATAGATGACTGGCCAGAGGAAAATCGCTCCATGTACAACAAGGTGATGATGACAAGGAGAGGAGAAAGGTAA